From the Caldisericota bacterium genome, the window CTTACAAATTCTTGTTCGTATGCTACCTTATCTCTTACTACTTTTACATAAAGTTTTTCTGATAGCGCATTTACTACCGATACACCTACGCCGTGCAATCCACCAGAAACATGATATGCTTTATCATCAAACTTTCCACCTGCATTTAGTTTTGTCAGAGCTACTTCAACACCGGAAATTCCTAAGGTTGGATGCATATCTACCGGGATGCCCCTACCATTATCGATTACCGTAACAGTACTATCTTTGCGAAGAATGACGTTAATTTCTGTGCAATGTCCAGCCATTGCTTCGTCGATACTATTATCTACTACTTCAAATACGAGATGATGGAGTCCTCTTTCATTGGTGGAGCCTATATACATCGAGGGGCGTTTTCGCACATGTTCAAGCCCCTCTAAAACCCTGATATTTTTCGCTGTATAATCTTCGTTTTGCATTTATTTAGCCTCCTAATTTATAACCACTCTATTTTAACAGAAATTAGAAAAAAGTAAAATTTTATTAGGATTGTTCTTACTTTTATATAACATTTGACGATTTTACCTAAAGTGAGTAAAATGTAATAGGGAGATGGAGATATGAACTGGAATAATTTAACTGAGATGGCCCAGAAAGTAATCTGGCTTGCTCAGGAAGAAGCAAACTTCCTAAATAATGATTATTTAGGTACTGAACATATATTGCTTGGTCTTATTAAGATCGAAGAAGGTGTTGCATATCACACTCTTATTAGTGTTGGTGCAAGCCCTCAAGAGATAATAGAGAGGATTGAATCACTCATAAGGAAGGATAAAAAGAGTGATGTTTTTGAAAAAGAAGACGTGATACTTACTCCTAGGACAAAAAGAGTTCTAGAGATTTCCGAAAAAGAAGTAGCTAATCTGGGAGATTCATATATCAACACAGAGCATATTTTGCTTGCAATTATTCACGAAGGTGGAGGAGTCGCTGTTAAAATTTTACAGGATATTGGAATTGATTTTGCACAGCTTGAAGAAACAATATATTCGCTGTTGGGCGAGAAGAAAATATCCTGGGATAAAAAAGTGGCCTATACCTCTAATCAAATGAAAACGCCTATTCTTGATCAATACAGCAGAGATCTTACTCTTCTTGCAAAAAGAGGGAAGCTAGATACGGTGATAGGTCGAGAAGACGAGATGGAGCGAGTGATTGAAATTCTTATGAGGCGGAAAAAGAATAATCCTGCTATTATCGGCGATCCTGGCGTGGGCAAAACGGCAATAGTGGAAGGATTAGCCCAAAGAATTGTTTCGGGAAAAGTACCATATTTGCTTAAGGGAAGACGACTCGTTGCACTTGATATCGCATCAATTATTGCTGGCACCAAGTATAGAGGGGAATTTGAGGATCGAATGAAGAAGATTTTACACGAACTTAATAAAGCGCAGAAGAATGTAATATTGTTTATTGATGAGTTTCATACAATAGTTGGAGCAGGAGCCGCTGAAGGTGCAGTGGATGCCTCTAATATCTTAAAGCC encodes:
- a CDS encoding Clp protease N-terminal domain-containing protein, giving the protein MNWNNLTEMAQKVIWLAQEEANFLNNDYLGTEHILLGLIKIEEGVAYHTLISVGASPQEIIERIESLIRKDKKSDVFEKEDVILTPRTKRVLEISEKEVANLGDSYINTEHILLAIIHEGGGVAVKILQDIGIDFAQLEETIYSLLGEKKISWDKKVAYTSNQMKTPILDQYSRDLTLLAKRGKLDTVIGREDEMERVIEILMRRKKNNPAIIGDPGVGKTAIVEGLAQRIVSGKVPYLLKGRRLVALDIASIIAGTKYRGEFEDRMKKILHELNKAQKNVILFIDEFHTIVGAGAAEGAVDASNILKP